The Novosphingobium aromaticivorans DSM 12444 genome segment TACTCGTGGATGTTCTGCACAGGCTTGGGCTTATCGGTCGAGCTGTTGTCAGTCACAGGCCCCTCTCCTTCAGCTTGGCGTCGAGGCGCGGGAACACGCGGCGCGCGTTGCCCTCGAAGATCGCGTGGCGTTCAGCATCGCTGATGTCGAGCGCGTCGACATAGCGCTTGGTGTCGTCGAAATAGAACCCGGTCGTCGGATCGATCCCGCGCACCGCGCCGACCATTTCCGATCCGAACAGGATGTTCTTGTTCTCGATCACGTCGGCCAGCAGGTTGATCCCGGGCTGGTGATAGACGCAGGTGTCGAAGAACACGTTGTTCATCAGGTGCGTGTCGAGGCCGGGCTTCTTCAGCATGTCGGCCAGCCCGCGATAGCGTCCCCAGTGATAGGGCACCGCGCCGCCGCCATGCGGGATGATGAAGCGCAGGGTCGGGAACCTGCTGAACAGGTCGCCCTCCAGAAGCTGCATGAACGCGATGGTGTCGGCCGCGATGTAGTAGCCGCCTGTCGCGTGCATCGCCGGGTTGCACGAACCCGAGACGTGGATCATCGCCGGAACGTCCAGCTCGACCATCTTCTCGTAGAACGGGAACCAGTATTCGTCCGTCAGGGGAGGATGCTTGAAGTGCCCGCCGCCCGGATCGGGATTGAGGTTGCAGCCGATGAAGCCCAGTTCGTTCACGCAGCGCTCCAGCTCCGCGATGGAGCTGGTCATGTCCGCTTCCGGCGACTGCGGCAGCATGCACACGCCCGCGAAGGTCTCGGGGTAGAGCCGGACCACGCGCGCGATCAGGTCGTTGCAGACCTGCGCCCACTTCACCGCGACCGACTGGTCGCCCACATGCGGCGCCATCGCGCTCGCGCGGGGGGAAAAGATCGTCATGTCCGCGCCGCGCTCCTTGAGCAGGCGCAACTGGTTGCTCTCGATCGTCTCGCGGATCTCGTCGTCTGAGATCTCGGGATAGGGCGGGCACTCGGTCCCGGCCTTGAATGCGGCCTTCTGCTTCTCGCGCCACTCGTCGTGCGCCTTCGGCAGCACGGTGTAGTGACCGTGGCAGTCGATGA includes the following:
- a CDS encoding amidohydrolase family protein → MTMIIDCHGHYTVLPKAHDEWREKQKAAFKAGTECPPYPEISDDEIRETIESNQLRLLKERGADMTIFSPRASAMAPHVGDQSVAVKWAQVCNDLIARVVRLYPETFAGVCMLPQSPEADMTSSIAELERCVNELGFIGCNLNPDPGGGHFKHPPLTDEYWFPFYEKMVELDVPAMIHVSGSCNPAMHATGGYYIAADTIAFMQLLEGDLFSRFPTLRFIIPHGGGAVPYHWGRYRGLADMLKKPGLDTHLMNNVFFDTCVYHQPGINLLADVIENKNILFGSEMVGAVRGIDPTTGFYFDDTKRYVDALDISDAERHAIFEGNARRVFPRLDAKLKERGL